The Mucilaginibacter yixingensis genome window below encodes:
- a CDS encoding alpha-L-fucosidase → MKRILIFLLGLLTIPAALMAQSKQLNRDERMKWWREARFGMFIHWGDYAAWGGVYRGHEVAHGGEWIMNRGKIPVAEYQAKAKTFNPVKYDPDAWVRMAKEAGMKYIVITAKHHDGFAMFKSSASKWNIADATTYGKDVLKPLAAACKKYGIKLGFYYSQAQDWNNPGGAVARKPANDGWANPDSARIDAYTAEHAGHWDPYQTTSTMGQYIDRVAVPQVKELLTNYGDVAVLWWDTPTGMTDEYAQKLQDVLKLQPNIITNDRLKRPNFAGDYKTPEQKIPNLSELDGKDWETCMTMNGTWGYKSYDNKWKSPETLIHNLIDIASKGGNYLLNVGPDAMGQFPEGSIKGLKAIGDWMKVNSEAIYATQASPLKVLEWGRCTRRTINGNTTLYLSVFNWPADGKLIVPDVKAQINSVSLLQGGAKLRTDATAEGLVINVPQKAPDAIATVIKVEVKGVLSGKDQNGKMKSGSID, encoded by the coding sequence ATGAAAAGAATTTTAATCTTCCTGCTGGGATTGTTAACCATCCCGGCTGCCTTGATGGCACAAAGCAAACAATTAAACCGCGATGAGCGGATGAAATGGTGGCGCGAGGCGCGTTTCGGCATGTTTATCCACTGGGGTGATTATGCGGCTTGGGGCGGTGTTTACCGGGGGCATGAAGTAGCGCACGGCGGCGAGTGGATTATGAACCGCGGCAAGATACCGGTTGCTGAGTATCAGGCCAAAGCCAAAACCTTTAACCCGGTAAAGTATGATCCGGATGCCTGGGTACGTATGGCTAAAGAGGCGGGGATGAAATACATTGTAATAACTGCCAAACACCATGACGGTTTTGCTATGTTTAAAAGCAGTGCCAGCAAATGGAATATTGCCGACGCCACCACGTATGGTAAAGACGTGCTGAAACCGCTTGCCGCAGCCTGCAAAAAGTATGGCATAAAACTGGGCTTTTACTATTCACAGGCGCAAGATTGGAATAACCCCGGTGGCGCCGTGGCACGCAAACCTGCTAATGACGGCTGGGCCAATCCGGATTCGGCACGCATAGATGCTTATACGGCTGAGCATGCCGGGCACTGGGACCCATACCAAACCACTTCTACCATGGGCCAATATATTGATCGCGTAGCAGTTCCGCAGGTAAAAGAGCTACTTACCAATTACGGCGATGTAGCTGTTTTATGGTGGGATACCCCAACCGGCATGACTGATGAGTATGCGCAAAAGCTACAGGATGTATTAAAACTGCAGCCAAATATTATTACCAACGACAGGCTGAAAAGACCCAACTTCGCCGGCGATTATAAAACGCCTGAGCAAAAAATCCCTAACCTGAGCGAACTGGATGGTAAAGATTGGGAAACCTGCATGACCATGAACGGCACCTGGGGCTACAAAAGCTATGATAATAAATGGAAATCGCCTGAAACATTGATTCACAACCTTATTGATATTGCTTCAAAGGGCGGCAATTATCTGCTTAACGTTGGGCCGGATGCAATGGGGCAATTTCCAGAAGGGAGTATCAAAGGTCTTAAAGCCATCGGCGATTGGATGAAAGTGAACAGCGAAGCCATTTATGCTACTCAGGCCAGTCCGCTGAAAGTGTTGGAGTGGGGCCGTTGTACCCGTAGAACTATTAATGGCAATACTACGCTTTACTTATCGGTATTTAACTGGCCTGCTGATGGTAAGCTGATAGTGCCTGATGTTAAGGCACAGATTAATTCGGTCAGCTTACTGCAAGGCGGTGCCAAACTTAGAACCGATGCTACTGCTGAAGGGCTGGTAATCAATGTGCCACAAAAAGCGCCTGACGCCATTGCCACCGTTATTAAAGTAGAAGTAAAAGGTGTGTTAAGCGGTAAAGACCAAAACGGAAAAATGAAAAGTGGTTCAATAGATTAA